The Paenibacillus yonginensis genome segment CGCTTTCAGGTCCCGTGACCGTTGCAATCCGGCCGGAGGATGTGGTGCTGGAGGTTGCGGAAGATAACAGGCTTGGGCTTATAGGGATCATCAAACAGATTATGGTGCTTGGACATTATGCCGAGGTTTCCGTTGATGTCCGGGAACAGGGTACAATCCGGGCGTTTCTGGCGCGCGACGACGTCAAAGAGCTGCTTCCCGGCCAGGAGGTTTCCGTTAAGTATTCTAAGATTCTGGCTTATCCCGAAGCATGAATTCAGTTCTCATCTCAAGATGAAATCTAATTTCCCCATTATGAGGAGGTATTCATTCCATGTTCAACAAGAAAACCGCTTTTACGCTGCTGACGAGTTTGGTTCTGGCCGGCTCCCTGCTTGCAGGCTGCGGCGATAAGAAAACGGCTGAATCAGCTCCGGCAGGCAGTGCAAGTGCAGGGGCGGGGACTCCGTCGGCAGCCCAGTCTTCAGATTTTTCTTTCTACTATACAGGTTCGCAGAATGTGGATGATTTGTGGAAGGCGCTTATTCCGATGTTTGAAGAGAAAAATCCGGACATCAAAGTAAAACCCGTTTACGTCGCTTCAGGCACGGCGGCCCAGCCTACCTACGATAAAATTCTGGCCGCCAGGCAGGCCGGCAAAGGTTCCGGCGGTGTTGACCTGTATGAAAGCGGGATTGATGACGTGACTAAAGGACAGAAAGATGACCTTTGGGATACTCTCGGCGCCGATCAAATCGCTAACCTGAACAATGTCGACCAGCAGACGCTGCAGGACGTTTCCAATCTGGCGATTCCATACCGTTCTTCCGCAGTTCTGCTTGCTTATAACAGCGACAAAGTCTCCAACCCGCCGAAAACATTGGACGAGCTGTACGACTGGATCCGCAGCAACCCGGAGAAATTTGCTTATAACGATCCTTCCACGGGCGGAGCAGGCAGCTCTTTCGTAACGACATCCATTTATAAATTCCTGCCTGAGGAGGCGATCCACAATTCTGACCCAAGCATTGAAAGCCAGTGGACGCAAGGTTTTGATCTTTTGAAAGACCTCGGCAAATATGTTTACGGCAAAGGCATCTATCCTAAGAAAAACCAGGGCACGCTTGACCTGCTGGCCAGCGGCGAAGTGGACATGATCCCGGCCTGGTCCGATATGGTGCTCGACCAGCTCGACAAAGGACAGCTTCCCTCCTCCATCAAAATGCAGCAGGTTACGCCCGGCTTTAACGGCGGCCCGACTTATCTGATGGTTCCTAAAGAGTCCACCAAGAAAGACGCCGTCTACAAATTCCTGGACTTTGTTTTGTCGCCGGAAGCTCAAGAAGTAGTGGTTAACAAAATGCACGGCTTCCCGGGCATCAAGCTGTCCAGTATGCCGCAGGAGATTCAGGATTCGTTTAAAGGCGCCTCCGAAGGCTTCCGGACCTTCAGCCTGGGCGATTTGGGCACGGAAATCAACAAAAGATGGCAAAGCGAAGTTGCTGCCCAATGAGCAAACCGTTCAAAAGGGGGATGCTGGGGTTAGCCTTGGTGCTCCCTTCCTTTCTAATCTTGGTGTTTATCGTCGTGCTGCCGATCATCGGTTCTTTGAAAGTAAGCCTTACGAATGAACAGGGCGGCTATGATTTCTCTAACTACCGCTACCTGTTCACCGATAAGCTGATGCGCTCCAACATTATTTTTACGCTTGAGGTGACTTTAGTCTCCTCGGTGCTTGTCCTGCTGATCAGTTACGCGCTCGCCGTCTATATGAGGTTTAATGACGGTTTGGCTGTTCGCTGGATACGCCGGATGTATATGATCCCGATATTTATACCGGCGGTAATCGCAACCTACGGCATGATTCAGCTGCTTGGCAATCACGGCTGGGCCGCCCGAATTTTGTACCATATGGGGGACGATAGTTTCCCTCGGATTATTTTTGATATGAAAGGCATCATCATCGCCAATTTGTGGTTCAACATTCCCTTTACAACCATGCTGCTCGGCTCCGCGTTATCTGGCGTTCCCGATGCCGTGATCGAAAGCGCAAAGGACGTAGGGGCGGGCAAGCTGCGGATCTTTTTCAAGCTGATTATCCCGCTGACTTATAAAACGCTTCTTGTAGCCGCTACTTTTGTATTTATGGGTGTCATCGGTTCGTTTACAGCGCCTTTCCTGGTCGGACCCAACGCGCCGCAAATGCTCGGAGTTTCGATGGAGCAGGTCTTCGGCGTCTTTCAGGACCGCCAGCTTGCAGCGGCTATGGCCTTTTTCACCTTCCTGCTCTGTTCGTTTATCGGTTATTTCTATATTCGATCGATGATCAAAGAAGAAGGGATGCGCCAGTCATGAGAACTTTATTGTTGGACGTGCAGGGCAAAGCGGCTCCCTGCTGCAGCAAATCGCATATCGCTTACCGCTTTTTCCTTCCCCGTCCCGGGGGCAGGCTGCTTCTGGATTTTGCCTATGGCCCCAACAATCTGGAGGACCCGGTGAAAGCTAAAGCTTTGATTGAAGAAAGTTTACGGACATACGTGGAAGAGGAGCTCCAGGATCAGGCGAAAGCCCGCTGGGAATCTTATCTTCCGCTCAAAAACCTGATCACCGTATCCGTGGACGGACCTGGTGGGCATCGCGGGGCTGCTCACCGGCATGATCCGGAGCAGCATTTATTTTTAAGCCGGAATGAGGCATCGCCGGGACTGGAACACGGAGAGTTAAGGCAGGGAATGTGGGAAGTGACTTTAAGTTTGCATGCCATTCTCACCGACTGGTGTGCCTATTCACTGCAAATTTGGCAGGAAGAGGAGGTTGCCCGATGAGCTGGCTGGCTTGCGAGCTGCATACGCATACGTTTCACAGCGATGGAAAACAATCTTTGCAGGAGCTTGCCGCAGGCGCCAAGTCGCTTGGTTTTGACTGTATCGCCCTGACGGATCACAACACCATGACGGGACTTGCGGACAAAGAGGAAGTCGAACGGGCAACCGGGATTTCCATTATTCCAGGGATGGAGTGGACGACGTTTTTCGGGCATATGGTCACGATCGGGCTTGACCGGTACGTCGATTGGCGGCCGGTGGGTCCGGGGGATCTGCACGCAGGACTCGCCAAGGTTCATGACCAAGGCGGGATTGCCGGCATGGCGCATCCTTTTCGACCGGGGAGCCCGATGTGCACGGGCTGTTATTGGGAATTCGAGGTCAGCGACTGGAACGATATCGATTATATTGAAGTCTGGTCAACCACTTTTGCACCGCTCAAAAACAACAACGCCAGAGCCTACCGGTTCTGGACGGACAAGTTAAACGAAGGATTTCGTTTGGCGGCCACTTCCGGTCGGGACTGGCATCATCAGGAGCCAACGGATGAGCCGTTGTCCGTCACCTACCTGCACCTTGAAGACAGCGATGCTCCCCTGAGAGACCGGGCGATCCGCGCCTTGTCGTCAGGAAGAGCTTCCGTGACGCTGGGACCGCGGCTTGATCTTCAAATCAGCCGGGACGGGAGGTCTTTCGGGATAGGCGACATAGTCCCCAGGTTTGACAGCAGCCGGCAACCGAATGACCAGCGGGACGCCCCCGTTTTGTCCTCCTCTGGTTTTTTCCCGGACCTGCCTTCACGGGTTCAAGTCCGGGCCGCTGCTGATTTTGCTGCGAGAAGCGGACATTGGGAGCTGCCGGAGCAGACCTTCACGATTAAGCTGGACAGTAATACAGGCGTTTTGTTTGAAGGTTCGCTGGATCGGGACAAACCGCTAACTACGGCTGAAATTTCACCGAACCAGCTGACATGGCTTCGCGCTGAATTATGGGGCATCATCCGCGGCGTAAGAACTTTAATTGCGTTTACGAACGCCGTTTATTTTGAGTAGAAGAAGGAGAGGGCCGGAATGAATCTTTATGCCGCAGGCAACACTTCTTTTCCTTTAATTACGGCTCATACAGGCTGTATGGGCACCTTGGACAATACGCTTGAATCCGTACGCAGAGGCATAGAGCTCGGCGCCGACGTGATCGAAGAGGATATACGGGTGACCCAAGACGGGGTTGCCGTTTTGGCGCATGATGATCTATGGACCGGAGCGGGCGGAGGACAAATCCGTATTTCGCAAACCCGCTATGCCGAACTTCGGAAGCTGGAGGTGGTGGCCCATCACGCCGGGAAAAAAGGGAGCATGTCCTTCAGCACGCTTGAGGACCTGTTAAGGATCATCCGATCATCCGGAAGAATGGCCAATCTCGATCTGAAAACCGATGAAGCCGTTGAAGCCGCAGCGGAGCTTGTCCGCAGACTGGACATGTTCGACCAGGTATTTTTGTCCGGGTGCGAAGCAGAGCGCGCCCGGCTTGCCGAAAGTCGGCAGCCTAAGCTGAATAAACTCCTGAATGCTGACGCCAAACTTTTTATGGCTGTGGCTTATGATCAGGCAGTCAAGCAAACCTGTCAGGATGCTCTGGCCGCCTCATGTTTCGGGATCAACATTTATCATGAATTTATAACCCCGGCGCTTGTGGAGCAAGCTGAGGTTTCGGGACTTGCGGTGTATGCCTGGACTGTAAACGAACCGGTGCTCATGGAGCTGTACGCCGATATGGGGGTAGCTTCCATAACCGCAAGGAATGTGGAAGCTCTGGTGCAGCTCAAGCTTAAGCGGTCCCCATAAGCAAAAGGGCTTGGCGCTTTGAACAAGAGCTGAAGTACGCGTATACACGCGTGCTTTTTTTTTGCAAGGATATGAATTTTTTTAGCTTAAAAATCAGATTGACAGAATTGCCATAATCTAACTATAATCTTAGCGAACAGATGGATGTAAGCGTTTTAACGTAAAGGGAATAGATTCTAAAGAATTCTAAAGCTCCAGTCTTCGCAGCTCCTGCTGGAAGGAAACCTTTTGGATGAGGATTTTTGGTTGGATTGAAATCGATTTCAGAAATCTCAATAAAAGGAGGTGAGGCGGACTGTAACCTCGGATCGTCTCCGTACCCCAGTTAAACATTTAAAGGAGGAACTGATCTTGAAAGTCAAAAAAGCCTTTTCGTTCATTTTCGCCTTCACCTTGATCTTCGGTTTGCTGCAATTTGGCAACCAGCCCAAAGCCGAAGCAGCAGCGATTGGAGCAAGCGACTTTTTGAAGACAAGCGGTACACTCGTTAAAAATAACTATGGGAACGGCAGCGTCGTCAGTCTTCACGGAACGAACCTGGGCGGTTGGCTGCTTGGGGAGAACTGGATGTCGCCGCTTGGCGGGACGGATGAGTGGACAGTCCGCTCCACGCTGATCAACCGTTTCGGCGAAGCCGCAACGGACAGTATTATCACAAGTTATCAGGATACCTGGATTCAGGCCGGCGATCTGGACAATATCAAGAACCTGGGGTTAAACCTCGTCCGTGTTCCGATCTATTGGGAGAATCTGATGAACCGGGACGGCTCCATGAAATCGGACAGCGTTTCGTTCCGGAAGCTGGATTGGCTCGTGTCTGAAGCGGGTGCCCGGGGGATTTATGTCATGCTGGACCTGCATGGCGTGCCGGGGAACATGAACGGCTGGCAAAGCGGGGGACGTGACGGGGCAAACGAGCTGTGGAGCAACCCGACCTATCAGGATTGGACGGTCAAAATCTGGCAGCGTCTCGCGAACCACTACAAAGGCAACCCGGTCATCGCCGGTTACGATCTGCTGAATGAGCCGGTGAGCAACAATTCCAGCCTCTCCATCAGCCAAATGTACGACCGGTTATACAAAGCGGTCCGAGCCATCGACCCTGACCATATCATCGTAGTGGAAGCTTTCGGTTACTGGAATAATATCGTAGCTCCTTCTACCTACGGCTGGACCAATACCGTTTATGAGCTCCACAACTACGATTGGAACGACAAGGACTATAACAGCCAGAACAACAGCATCAACCAATGGTTTGCGGATATCGCCTCGCATCAGCAGAGCTGGAATGTTCCTGTTTTTGCCGGTGAATTCACGTTGTTCGAGTTTAATGACTTATGGGAAAAATATCTGTCCGGTTTGGACGCGCTGAATGTCTCCTGGACGAATTGGACTTACAAAATTACGGGCGGCGGCAATTGGGGCCTGTATAACAACAACTCTAACCCGTTCCCGAATATCAACAGCGACAGTGTGGACACGATCAAAAGTAAATACGCCAAATTTGCGACGAGCTTTCATCAGAAGAATACCGCTCTGCAAAATATCGTAAAGGCCTATGCACAGCTGAACACGCCTTCCAGCATCAAAGCCGTAGCCAACGGCAAATACGTAACGGCTGAAAATTCCGGCAATGAGCCGCTGGTTGCGAACCGTGACTCGGTGGATGCGTGGGAGAAGTTCATCATGATTGCCAATGCGGACGGAACGGTCTCCTTTTTATCCATGGCCAACAATAAATATGTAACGGCAGACTTGAACCAGGGCGGCAGGCTGATTGCCAGAGCACAAGGGATTGCGGCCTGGGAGAAGTTCCGCAAGACCACCAATGCGGACGGAACCGTATCGTTCCAGGCGGTAGCCAATAACAAGTACGTTACCTGCGATCTGAACGCCGCAACACCGGTGCTTGTGGCAAGCCGAGACAGCGTTGGCGGCGCATGGGAGGCTTTTACGGTAACCACGGCTCCATAAGCCCGAGAGTCTGCAAGGCATCTTTCCCTTTCCTTTCCAGGGGAAGATGCCTTTTCTTTGGCGTTAGGTGTTGGACACTGGCACAAATATGAGGAGAGTCTACATAATTTTTAGGCTTAAGCCGAAAATAAAGACATCATACTATTTTGAACAAGAGGAAGAGGATGTTATGCAAAAGCTTGGTCGTAAACTTGTCTTTATTCTCGCGCTTGCTGCTTTGGCCACCATTCCAGTCCTAGGCGCTACCTCCGAGGCTCCAATCTATATGAAAAACAAAACGTATCTCCTGCAGTTAGCCAATCAGTCTCATTATAAG includes the following:
- a CDS encoding cellulase family glycosylhydrolase; protein product: MKVKKAFSFIFAFTLIFGLLQFGNQPKAEAAAIGASDFLKTSGTLVKNNYGNGSVVSLHGTNLGGWLLGENWMSPLGGTDEWTVRSTLINRFGEAATDSIITSYQDTWIQAGDLDNIKNLGLNLVRVPIYWENLMNRDGSMKSDSVSFRKLDWLVSEAGARGIYVMLDLHGVPGNMNGWQSGGRDGANELWSNPTYQDWTVKIWQRLANHYKGNPVIAGYDLLNEPVSNNSSLSISQMYDRLYKAVRAIDPDHIIVVEAFGYWNNIVAPSTYGWTNTVYELHNYDWNDKDYNSQNNSINQWFADIASHQQSWNVPVFAGEFTLFEFNDLWEKYLSGLDALNVSWTNWTYKITGGGNWGLYNNNSNPFPNINSDSVDTIKSKYAKFATSFHQKNTALQNIVKAYAQLNTPSSIKAVANGKYVTAENSGNEPLVANRDSVDAWEKFIMIANADGTVSFLSMANNKYVTADLNQGGRLIARAQGIAAWEKFRKTTNADGTVSFQAVANNKYVTCDLNAATPVLVASRDSVGGAWEAFTVTTAP
- a CDS encoding glycerophosphodiester phosphodiesterase gives rise to the protein MNLYAAGNTSFPLITAHTGCMGTLDNTLESVRRGIELGADVIEEDIRVTQDGVAVLAHDDLWTGAGGGQIRISQTRYAELRKLEVVAHHAGKKGSMSFSTLEDLLRIIRSSGRMANLDLKTDEAVEAAAELVRRLDMFDQVFLSGCEAERARLAESRQPKLNKLLNADAKLFMAVAYDQAVKQTCQDALAASCFGINIYHEFITPALVEQAEVSGLAVYAWTVNEPVLMELYADMGVASITARNVEALVQLKLKRSP
- a CDS encoding CehA/McbA family metallohydrolase, whose translation is MSWLACELHTHTFHSDGKQSLQELAAGAKSLGFDCIALTDHNTMTGLADKEEVERATGISIIPGMEWTTFFGHMVTIGLDRYVDWRPVGPGDLHAGLAKVHDQGGIAGMAHPFRPGSPMCTGCYWEFEVSDWNDIDYIEVWSTTFAPLKNNNARAYRFWTDKLNEGFRLAATSGRDWHHQEPTDEPLSVTYLHLEDSDAPLRDRAIRALSSGRASVTLGPRLDLQISRDGRSFGIGDIVPRFDSSRQPNDQRDAPVLSSSGFFPDLPSRVQVRAAADFAARSGHWELPEQTFTIKLDSNTGVLFEGSLDRDKPLTTAEISPNQLTWLRAELWGIIRGVRTLIAFTNAVYFE
- a CDS encoding ABC transporter permease is translated as MSKPFKRGMLGLALVLPSFLILVFIVVLPIIGSLKVSLTNEQGGYDFSNYRYLFTDKLMRSNIIFTLEVTLVSSVLVLLISYALAVYMRFNDGLAVRWIRRMYMIPIFIPAVIATYGMIQLLGNHGWAARILYHMGDDSFPRIIFDMKGIIIANLWFNIPFTTMLLGSALSGVPDAVIESAKDVGAGKLRIFFKLIIPLTYKTLLVAATFVFMGVIGSFTAPFLVGPNAPQMLGVSMEQVFGVFQDRQLAAAMAFFTFLLCSFIGYFYIRSMIKEEGMRQS
- a CDS encoding extracellular solute-binding protein, with translation MFNKKTAFTLLTSLVLAGSLLAGCGDKKTAESAPAGSASAGAGTPSAAQSSDFSFYYTGSQNVDDLWKALIPMFEEKNPDIKVKPVYVASGTAAQPTYDKILAARQAGKGSGGVDLYESGIDDVTKGQKDDLWDTLGADQIANLNNVDQQTLQDVSNLAIPYRSSAVLLAYNSDKVSNPPKTLDELYDWIRSNPEKFAYNDPSTGGAGSSFVTTSIYKFLPEEAIHNSDPSIESQWTQGFDLLKDLGKYVYGKGIYPKKNQGTLDLLASGEVDMIPAWSDMVLDQLDKGQLPSSIKMQQVTPGFNGGPTYLMVPKESTKKDAVYKFLDFVLSPEAQEVVVNKMHGFPGIKLSSMPQEIQDSFKGASEGFRTFSLGDLGTEINKRWQSEVAAQ